From the Bradyrhizobium ontarionense genome, the window CGAGTAGATCGGCAAGTCCATGTTTGGTATCGGCAATCGAAGCCAGTCCGCTGCGGTTGCTCGTCACGCCCTGTTGCTCGCGACCTCGATCCTGCTCGCGTCCTGCAACATGGCGACCCTCGGCTCCCAGGCCAGCGCACCAGCGGACGTCGACGTCATCGACAAGGTTCGCTCGCTCGATATCCTGCCGCGCGACGATCGGCCGGTCGCATCCATCCAGGGGCGTCCGGAGGTTGAGCGCGCAACCGCGCGGACCTACCAGGGGACCATGGTTCAGGAGGTTGCCGAGGTCAGGCCGCAACCGGCAGCCGATGGCAAGGGCTACGACCTCAACTTCGAGAACACGCCGATCGCACAGATAGCAAAGGTCGTGATCGGTGACATTCTCGGCGCGGGCTACTCGATCGATCCCCGGGTGCAGGGCAGTGTCAGCCTGGTCTCGGCCCGACCGGTCCCGAAGTCCGACATCCTGTTCGTGCTGGAGAGCGCCCTTCGCCTGTCCGGCGTCGTGCTGGTGCGCGATGCCGGCGGCTACAAGCTGACGCCACTCGGCGACGCCATCGGCGCCGGACGCGTCGATGGCGAGGCCGCCCGCGCCGAACCCGGTTACGGTGTATCGGTGGTGCCGCTGCAATATGTCGGCGCCCAGACGATCCTCAAGCTGATGGACAGCTTCGCCACCCGCGCCGGCAGCGTCCGTGCCGATGCCACCCGCAACCTGTTGCTGATCCAGGGCACCGGAGCCGAGCGACGGTCCGCGATCGAGACCATCCTCAGCTTCGACGTCGACTGGATGCGCGGCCAGTCCGTTGGCATCTTTCCAGTCAGCAATTCGGCGCCGGAGCCTCTGATGGCCGAGCTCGAGAAGATCATGGATGCCGGCGAGAACGGGCTCAGCCAGAACCTGGTGAAGCTGCAGGTCGTCAATCGTCTCAACGCGATCATGGTCGTGACGCGCAAGCCGGCGCTGCTGCAGACCGCGGCGACCTGGATCCGGCGTCTCGATCAGGCCGACTCCGGACGCACCAGCGTTCACGTCTACCGGATCCGCTACGGTGATGCCCGCCAGCTGGCGAAGGTCCTCTCGGACATGTTCGGAGGCGCCGGCTCGTCCTCCACCGACGGCGCCGACGGCCAGACTGCGCCGGGATCGGACGGCACGACGACATCCGTTGCCGACCGGCTGTCGTTCAACACCAATGCGGGGGGATCGTCGAGCTCCGGCGCCAATCCTTCAAGCCGGGCTCAAGGCGCAACCGGTCAGACCGGAATGCAGGCTTCGAGCACGTTGTCGTCGTCCAGCAGCGCACCGACCTCGACGGGGCTCGAGCCGCGCACCGGTGGTGGCGGCCAGGCGCTGATGCCGAACATCCGTATCACGCCGGACACGGTGAACAACTCGCTGCTCATCTATGCCGACCGCGAGAACTACCGGATCATTTCCAACACCCTGCAGCAGCTCGACCAGCCGGTGCTGCAGGTCGGCATCGAAGCGACCATCGCCGAGGTGACGCTGACCAACGAACTGTCCTACGGCGTGCAAGCCTATCTTTCGAGCAAGGTGCTCGGCCTCGGCACCGACAAGGGCTCGATCACCAATACGCAAGCGACGTCGGTGGCCACGGCCACGACATCCGCGGCGACGACGGCCTTGATCAACCGCGCGCTGCCCGGCTTCAACTTCCTGATCGGGCACGAAACCTCGCCCAACATGATCCTCGACGCGCTCCATACCGTCACCAGCGTCAAGGTGCTCTCCAATCCCTCGCTGGTCGTGATCAACAACCAGACCGCCACCTTGCAGGTCGGCGACGTCGTGCCGGTGTCGACCGGCAGCGCCACCGTGCTGTCGTCGAGCAACACCGTCGTCAACACCATCGACTATCGCAACACCGGCATCATCCTGCGCGTCGTGCCGCGGATTGCCGCCAACGGCAATGTGCGGCTCGAGGTCGAGCAGGAGATCAGCAACGTGGCTGCACAATCTACCGCGAGCCTGACGCCGACAGTGTCGCAGCGCAAGGTCAAGAGCGCGATCTCCGTCGCCAACGGCCAGACCGTATTGTTGGCC encodes:
- the gspD gene encoding type II secretion system secretin GspD, with the translated sequence MFGIGNRSQSAAVARHALLLATSILLASCNMATLGSQASAPADVDVIDKVRSLDILPRDDRPVASIQGRPEVERATARTYQGTMVQEVAEVRPQPAADGKGYDLNFENTPIAQIAKVVIGDILGAGYSIDPRVQGSVSLVSARPVPKSDILFVLESALRLSGVVLVRDAGGYKLTPLGDAIGAGRVDGEAARAEPGYGVSVVPLQYVGAQTILKLMDSFATRAGSVRADATRNLLLIQGTGAERRSAIETILSFDVDWMRGQSVGIFPVSNSAPEPLMAELEKIMDAGENGLSQNLVKLQVVNRLNAIMVVTRKPALLQTAATWIRRLDQADSGRTSVHVYRIRYGDARQLAKVLSDMFGGAGSSSTDGADGQTAPGSDGTTTSVADRLSFNTNAGGSSSSGANPSSRAQGATGQTGMQASSTLSSSSSAPTSTGLEPRTGGGGQALMPNIRITPDTVNNSLLIYADRENYRIISNTLQQLDQPVLQVGIEATIAEVTLTNELSYGVQAYLSSKVLGLGTDKGSITNTQATSVATATTSAATTALINRALPGFNFLIGHETSPNMILDALHTVTSVKVLSNPSLVVINNQTATLQVGDVVPVSTGSATVLSSSNTVVNTIDYRNTGIILRVVPRIAANGNVRLEVEQEISNVAAQSTASLTPTVSQRKVKSAISVANGQTVLLAGLISEQQTGNRNGIPGFDEIPVLGDTFSHQDKKGTRTELIIFIRPQIIRDGSDAHQVAEELRSKLRGSVGASITDDLRVRTSR